The Flavobacterium sp. 123 genome contains a region encoding:
- a CDS encoding response regulator encodes MKKIDNALNKNGIVLEKENKLQHQKLKSVSNFDESDKLKLIQELEEHQMELEKANAELLIARNLAQAASLAKSNFLANMSHEIRTPLNGIIGFTDLLMKTNLDADQLEYMSIVNESAVTLMEIINDILDFSKIEAGKLELNIEEIDIYDLVHRVINLFKYQADTKNIKLILSIDSNVPQFIYADAVRLKQIIVNLIGNSLKFTQKGEIRLDINQVFSSKNRTTLYFSVKDTGIGIKKSNQEKIFQSFIQEEATTTRKYGGTGLGLAISNQLLGLMKSKLHLISEYGHGSDFNFSVVFRKSHLKRTTEVLNPNQVVNKEDLTKNFNHAIVLIVEDNRINMLLAKKLIKKILPDSIIFEASDGKEAIEQFKKENPDVILMDIQMPKKNGYEATAEIRKLKNSGNIPIIALTAGTMSEDKEKCFKSGMNDYLSKPINQYDLEKVLRQWVGNRA; translated from the coding sequence ATGAAAAAGATAGACAATGCATTAAATAAAAATGGGATTGTTCTTGAAAAAGAAAATAAACTTCAGCATCAAAAATTAAAATCAGTTTCAAATTTTGATGAATCTGATAAGCTAAAACTTATTCAAGAATTAGAAGAACATCAAATGGAACTTGAAAAAGCTAATGCAGAACTTTTAATTGCTAGAAACCTTGCCCAAGCAGCTAGTTTAGCTAAATCAAATTTTTTGGCTAATATGAGCCACGAAATTCGTACTCCCCTAAATGGAATTATTGGCTTTACGGATTTATTGATGAAAACAAACTTAGATGCCGATCAATTAGAGTATATGAGTATCGTCAATGAATCTGCAGTTACATTGATGGAAATAATCAATGATATTTTAGATTTTTCAAAAATTGAAGCTGGTAAATTAGAATTAAATATTGAAGAAATTGATATTTATGATCTAGTTCATAGAGTTATAAATCTTTTTAAATACCAAGCAGATACTAAAAATATTAAGTTGATTTTAAGCATTGATTCTAACGTACCGCAATTCATATATGCAGATGCTGTACGATTGAAACAAATTATTGTCAACTTGATTGGAAACTCATTGAAATTTACCCAAAAGGGTGAAATCAGATTGGATATTAATCAGGTTTTTTCAAGTAAAAATAGGACAACTTTATATTTTTCGGTAAAAGACACAGGAATTGGTATTAAAAAATCAAATCAAGAAAAAATATTTCAATCTTTTATTCAAGAGGAAGCAACCACAACCCGAAAATACGGAGGAACAGGTTTAGGGCTAGCTATTTCCAATCAATTGTTAGGACTAATGAAAAGTAAATTACACCTCATTAGTGAATATGGGCACGGAAGCGATTTTAATTTTTCAGTTGTTTTTAGAAAATCCCATTTAAAAAGAACTACAGAAGTTTTAAATCCAAATCAAGTTGTAAATAAGGAAGACTTGACAAAAAACTTTAATCACGCTATTGTATTAATTGTTGAAGACAATAGGATTAATATGCTTTTGGCAAAAAAATTAATTAAAAAAATATTGCCAGATTCTATAATTTTTGAAGCTAGTGATGGCAAAGAAGCTATTGAACAATTTAAAAAAGAAAATCCAGATGTTATTTTAATGGACATACAAATGCCTAAAAAAAATGGGTATGAAGCCACTGCCGAAATTAGAAAGTTAAAAAATTCTGGAAATATTCCTATAATTGCTTTGACCGCAGGAACTATGTCTGAAGATAAAGAGAAATGCTTTAAATCAGGGATGAATGACTATTTATCAAAACCAATTAATCAATATGATTTAGAAAAAGTCTTACGACAATGGGTGGGCAATAGAGCTTGA
- a CDS encoding ABC transporter ATP-binding protein: protein MNPEKIISVNNLSKTFGSFTAVNSISFDVYKGEIFGFLGANGAGKTTAMKMLIGISKPSSGEASIAGFDVKKQAEMVKKSIGYMSQKFSMYDDLTIKENITFFGGIYGLSRAQIKEKTANLISELELEEVADKLVSALPLGWKQKLSFSVALLHEPKIVFLDEPTGGVDPITRRQFWEMIYAQANKGTTIFVTTHYMDEAEYCDRVSIMVEGKIEALDSPKNLKKQYNAASMNDVFLKLARNIE from the coding sequence TTGAATCCAGAAAAAATCATATCCGTAAACAATCTCAGTAAAACATTTGGCAGCTTTACCGCAGTCAACTCCATTTCATTTGATGTATATAAAGGCGAAATTTTTGGTTTTCTAGGTGCAAATGGAGCAGGAAAAACAACTGCTATGAAAATGCTAATTGGTATTTCAAAACCAAGTTCAGGAGAAGCCTCAATAGCTGGTTTTGATGTTAAAAAACAGGCTGAAATGGTAAAGAAAAGCATTGGTTACATGAGTCAAAAATTCTCTATGTATGATGATTTGACTATCAAAGAAAACATTACTTTTTTTGGCGGAATATATGGATTAAGCAGAGCTCAGATTAAAGAAAAAACGGCCAATTTAATATCCGAATTAGAACTTGAAGAAGTTGCGGACAAATTAGTTAGTGCATTACCCCTTGGATGGAAACAAAAACTTTCGTTTTCAGTAGCGCTCTTGCACGAACCTAAAATTGTATTTCTGGATGAACCTACAGGAGGCGTTGACCCCATAACCCGAAGACAATTCTGGGAAATGATTTATGCCCAAGCCAATAAGGGAACTACCATTTTTGTGACTACACATTATATGGATGAGGCAGAATATTGTGATCGTGTTTCTATTATGGTTGAAGGAAAAATTGAAGCATTAGATTCTCCAAAAAACTTAAAAAAACAATATAACGCTGCTTCCATGAATGATGTCTTTTTAAAATTAGCCCGAAATATTGAATAA
- a CDS encoding ABC transporter ATP-binding protein codes for MSIKVQNISKSYNNIKAVEGITFEVKEGELFGLIGPDGAGKTTIFRILTTLLKANQGSATVAGFDVIQDYKSIRNCVGYMPGKFSLYQDLTVEENLSFFATIFGTTIQENYDLIKDIYVQIEPFKKRRAGALSGGMKQKLALCCALIHKPKVLFLDEPTTGVDPVSRKEFWEMLKRLQKKGITILVSTPYMDEAALCDRIALIQKGEILKIDTPENSIKEYDKIIFDVRAKDSYQLLKDLKEFPSQYSVFAFGESIHYIDKNDVFKGSELLNYLQNKQHKEIEIHISNPTIEDIFMDLTAIKH; via the coding sequence ATGAGTATTAAAGTTCAAAACATATCCAAATCCTATAACAACATAAAAGCTGTTGAAGGAATTACTTTTGAAGTAAAAGAAGGAGAATTATTTGGGCTAATTGGTCCCGATGGTGCTGGCAAAACAACTATTTTTAGAATACTAACAACATTACTTAAAGCTAATCAAGGCAGCGCTACAGTAGCTGGTTTTGATGTGATTCAAGACTATAAATCCATTAGAAATTGTGTGGGTTATATGCCCGGAAAATTCTCCTTGTATCAAGATTTAACTGTAGAAGAAAACTTATCTTTTTTTGCTACAATTTTCGGCACAACAATTCAAGAAAATTACGATTTAATCAAAGATATTTATGTTCAAATAGAGCCTTTCAAAAAAAGAAGAGCTGGAGCACTTTCGGGAGGAATGAAACAAAAATTAGCGCTCTGTTGTGCATTAATACACAAACCAAAAGTGCTATTTTTAGACGAACCCACCACTGGCGTTGACCCTGTTTCCAGAAAAGAATTTTGGGAAATGCTCAAACGATTGCAAAAAAAGGGCATCACCATCCTAGTTTCAACACCTTATATGGATGAAGCCGCTTTATGTGATCGAATTGCTTTGATACAAAAAGGTGAAATCTTAAAAATTGACACGCCAGAGAACAGCATCAAGGAATATGATAAAATTATTTTTGATGTTCGAGCGAAAGACAGCTATCAACTCCTAAAAGATTTAAAGGAATTTCCAAGTCAGTATAGCGTTTTTGCTTTTGGAGAATCCATACATTATATAGATAAAAATGATGTTTTTAAGGGCTCAGAATTACTTAATTATCTCCAAAACAAACAGCACAAAGAAATAGAAATTCATATTTCAAATCCAACAATTGAAGATATCTTTATGGATTTGACAGCAATAAAACACTAA
- a CDS encoding TIGR00730 family Rossman fold protein — protein MKNIPQYRLSKSESLFVREPLTRLKNLIFTFKVQYNFIKAFRKMHFIGPCVTVFGSARFGPETIHYKNAEKIGGEMAKLGFTVMTGGGPGIMEAANKGAYENGGYSVGCNIVLPLEQKPNPYLHRWIYIPYFFVRKVILVKYSYAFIVMPGGIGTLDEFFEALTLIQTKIISGFPLVVFDKTYHQELYHHIKIMVENESISPEDMKLLFITDSVDELVEHIKKHSIKKFGLKKEVYKPKWWYLEKTKQ, from the coding sequence ATGAAGAATATACCTCAATATAGACTTTCAAAATCGGAGTCTTTGTTTGTAAGAGAACCGCTGACTCGACTTAAGAACTTGATTTTTACATTCAAAGTTCAATACAACTTCATTAAGGCTTTCCGCAAAATGCATTTTATAGGCCCTTGCGTAACCGTTTTTGGCTCTGCCCGATTTGGACCAGAAACAATACATTATAAAAATGCTGAAAAAATAGGTGGTGAAATGGCAAAATTAGGTTTTACAGTAATGACGGGAGGAGGTCCTGGAATTATGGAAGCCGCTAATAAAGGTGCTTATGAAAATGGTGGGTATTCTGTAGGCTGCAATATTGTTTTGCCATTAGAACAAAAACCAAATCCTTATCTTCATAGATGGATTTACATCCCTTATTTCTTTGTTCGAAAAGTAATTCTCGTAAAATATTCGTATGCTTTTATCGTAATGCCGGGAGGAATTGGCACACTAGACGAATTTTTTGAGGCACTTACTTTAATTCAAACAAAAATAATCAGCGGATTCCCTTTAGTTGTTTTTGATAAAACTTATCATCAAGAATTATATCATCATATAAAGATAATGGTAGAAAATGAAAGCATTAGTCCAGAGGATATGAAACTTTTATTTATTACTGATTCTGTTGACGAATTAGTGGAGCACATTAAAAAACACAGCATCAAAAAATTTGGTTTAAAAAAAGAAGTTTACAAACCGAAATGGTGGTATCTAGAGAAAACAAAACAATAG
- a CDS encoding ABC transporter permease, whose translation MKTILFIIQKEFRQIFRNKGMLPIIFVMPLMQLLILSNAASFEVKNIQFSYIDNDHSSASRELISKFEASSYFKIIKKFDSKIAANQEMQKGKVDVILEIPNHFEQNLIKEKTAFLSVSINAIDGASAGIENVYLTQIITSFNQNIQSKLIRYSDGAITQPENIITIPSFWYNNTLNYKTFMVPGILVLLVTMITLFLSSMNIVREKEIGTLEQINVTPIKKHQFIIGKLFPFWVLGLVILTVGLTIAKLVFNVPILGNIGLIYLFTSIYLLVILGIGLFISNHTETQQQAMFIAWFFMVIFILMSGLFTPIESMPQWAQNITLFNPIRYFVEIIRMVMLKGATFSDIALQFYIIALYAFILNGLAVWSYKKVS comes from the coding sequence ATGAAAACAATACTATTCATCATACAAAAGGAATTCAGACAAATCTTTAGAAATAAAGGGATGCTTCCTATCATATTTGTCATGCCTTTGATGCAATTATTAATTTTATCCAATGCGGCTAGTTTTGAAGTCAAAAATATTCAATTTTCATATATTGACAATGATCACTCTTCAGCTTCCCGCGAATTAATAAGTAAATTCGAAGCTTCAAGTTATTTTAAAATAATCAAGAAATTTGATTCAAAAATTGCCGCTAACCAAGAAATGCAAAAAGGAAAAGTAGATGTGATTTTAGAAATCCCAAACCATTTTGAACAGAACCTCATCAAAGAGAAAACAGCTTTTCTTTCGGTAAGTATTAATGCTATTGACGGTGCTTCGGCTGGAATTGAAAATGTATATCTAACTCAAATAATAACTTCATTCAATCAAAACATACAATCAAAACTAATACGTTATTCCGATGGAGCTATAACGCAACCTGAAAACATAATTACTATACCTTCTTTTTGGTACAACAACACCTTAAATTATAAAACCTTTATGGTGCCAGGAATATTAGTGCTTTTAGTTACTATGATTACGCTTTTTTTATCTTCAATGAATATTGTTCGAGAAAAAGAAATAGGAACTTTAGAACAGATTAATGTTACACCTATCAAAAAACACCAATTCATTATTGGAAAATTATTCCCTTTTTGGGTACTAGGTTTAGTGATTTTGACAGTAGGACTAACTATTGCTAAACTCGTTTTCAACGTTCCTATTTTAGGTAATATCGGATTAATATATTTGTTTACATCCATTTATTTATTAGTTATTTTAGGCATTGGTTTATTCATCTCTAATCATACCGAAACCCAGCAACAAGCGATGTTCATTGCCTGGTTTTTTATGGTTATTTTTATCTTAATGAGCGGATTATTCACCCCTATAGAAAGTATGCCACAATGGGCGCAAAATATTACCTTATTTAATCCGATTCGTTATTTTGTAGAGATTATTCGAATGGTAATGTTGAAAGGAGCCACTTTTTCGGATATAGCATTACAATTTTATATAATTGCTCTTTATGCCTTTATTTTAAATGGCCTAGCTGTTTGGAGTTATAAAAAAGTTAGTTAA
- a CDS encoding ABC transporter permease, whose product MKRFIGFVTKEFYHIFRDKRTMFILFGMPVVQIMLFGFAITNEINNVKIAILDQSKDYETQKIILKLNASTYFKIEQEITNENQIENVFKKGKVKAVLVFENHFIKNLQGKKLAKIQVITDATDPNIANTITNYINSILQNYTQEINADNPQVYQIQTQTQLYYNPELKSVFTFVPGVMTIILMLVSAMMTSISITREKELGTMEVLLVSPLKPFQVVIGKVFPYIFLSIINASIIVFLGFFVFKMPIEGSLFLLAFESILFIISALSLGILISTISNSQQTAMMISLMGLMLPVIILSGFIFPISSMPLPLQIISNVIPAKWFIIIIKAILLKGASISVIWKETLILMGMTVFFIALSIKKYKIRLE is encoded by the coding sequence ATGAAAAGATTTATCGGTTTTGTAACCAAAGAATTTTATCACATTTTTCGTGATAAGCGTACCATGTTCATTCTTTTTGGAATGCCAGTGGTTCAAATCATGTTATTTGGTTTTGCCATAACTAATGAAATTAATAATGTGAAAATTGCCATTTTGGATCAGTCCAAAGATTATGAAACACAAAAAATAATTCTAAAATTAAATGCTTCAACGTATTTCAAAATAGAACAAGAAATTACTAATGAAAATCAAATTGAGAATGTATTCAAAAAAGGAAAAGTTAAGGCTGTACTTGTTTTTGAAAATCACTTTATAAAAAACTTGCAAGGCAAAAAACTTGCTAAAATTCAAGTAATAACAGACGCTACAGATCCGAATATTGCCAATACAATTACTAATTACATCAATTCTATTTTGCAAAATTATACCCAAGAAATTAACGCAGACAATCCTCAAGTCTACCAAATTCAAACGCAAACACAATTGTATTACAATCCGGAATTAAAAAGTGTTTTTACTTTTGTACCTGGCGTAATGACTATCATTTTGATGCTCGTTTCGGCTATGATGACCTCCATATCAATCACACGAGAAAAAGAACTTGGTACTATGGAAGTTTTATTAGTTTCTCCATTAAAACCTTTTCAAGTTGTCATTGGAAAAGTATTTCCATACATCTTTCTGTCTATAATTAATGCTTCAATAATTGTTTTCTTAGGTTTTTTTGTATTTAAAATGCCTATTGAAGGAAGCTTATTTCTATTAGCTTTTGAGAGTATTCTCTTTATCATTTCAGCACTTTCATTAGGAATATTAATTTCGACTATTTCAAATTCTCAACAAACTGCCATGATGATTTCGCTAATGGGATTAATGCTACCCGTTATTATTTTATCCGGATTTATTTTTCCCATTTCAAGTATGCCTTTACCCTTGCAAATCATTAGTAATGTCATCCCTGCAAAATGGTTTATCATTATTATAAAAGCAATCTTACTCAAAGGAGCTTCAATTAGTGTGATTTGGAAGGAAACACTGATTTTAATGGGAATGACTGTTTTTTTTATTGCATTAAGCATCAAGAAATATAAAATTAGATTAGAATAG